Proteins from a single region of Chryseobacterium sp. T16E-39:
- the bshA gene encoding N-acetyl-alpha-D-glucosaminyl L-malate synthase BshA — MKIGILCYPTYGGSGIVATELGMSLANKGYEVHFISSALPARLDITNPNIFFHRVNVQTYPLFQYQPYDIALSSMIYRVVNLYKLDLLHAHYAIPYAYAAFTAKQMLKEDNNDIPLVTTLHGTDITLVGQHPSYKHAVEFSINKSDAITSVSESLKKDTLQFFNIKKPIQVITNFIDNSEFDECNECQRTQFADPDEKILIHVSNLRPVKRVDEVLQIFKNVHKKVKSKLIIIGEGPDMEKVNQFLEENPDLISKIRLLGKVNDLYRILQLSDVFLLPSEQESFGLAALEAMAAYTPVISSNAGGIPEVNIQGETGFLAEIGNVEAMSNYTIKLLSNDELLSKMKANAKEQAIKFDLKNVLPIYEEMYTTTIANFKNELTQA; from the coding sequence ATGAAAATAGGCATACTTTGCTATCCAACATACGGCGGAAGTGGTATCGTAGCAACAGAACTGGGAATGTCTCTTGCTAATAAAGGTTATGAAGTTCACTTCATAAGTTCCGCTCTTCCTGCAAGACTAGATATCACAAATCCTAATATTTTTTTCCATAGGGTCAATGTACAGACGTATCCGCTCTTCCAGTATCAACCCTATGATATTGCATTAAGTTCCATGATCTATAGGGTTGTGAATCTATATAAACTGGATCTACTGCATGCGCATTATGCGATTCCTTATGCTTATGCAGCATTTACGGCCAAACAAATGCTGAAAGAAGATAATAATGATATTCCTTTGGTAACGACTCTGCATGGTACTGATATTACCTTAGTCGGGCAGCATCCAAGTTACAAACATGCTGTAGAATTTTCGATCAATAAATCTGATGCAATTACTTCTGTATCTGAAAGTTTAAAAAAAGATACTCTACAGTTTTTCAACATTAAAAAACCTATTCAGGTGATCACGAACTTCATCGATAATTCTGAATTCGATGAATGCAATGAGTGCCAGAGAACACAATTTGCTGACCCTGATGAAAAAATATTGATTCACGTGTCTAATTTACGTCCGGTAAAACGTGTAGATGAAGTTCTTCAGATCTTCAAGAATGTTCATAAGAAGGTGAAATCTAAATTGATCATTATTGGAGAAGGTCCTGATATGGAAAAAGTTAATCAATTCCTGGAAGAAAACCCAGATTTGATTTCTAAAATCCGTCTTCTTGGAAAAGTGAATGACCTGTACAGAATCCTTCAGCTTTCAGATGTATTCTTACTTCCTTCTGAGCAGGAAAGTTTTGGTTTAGCCGCCTTAGAAGCAATGGCAGCATACACGCCTGTTATCAGTTCTAATGCAGGAGGAATTCCAGAGGTTAATATCCAGGGAGAAACAGGTTTCTTAGCAGAGATAGGAAATGTGGAAGCTATGAGTAATTACACCATTAAGCTATTAAGCAATGATGAGCTTTTATCCAAAATGAAAGCCAATGCAAAAGAGCAGGCTATCAAATTTGATTTAAAAAATGTACTTCCTATTTATGAGGAAATGTACACAACAACCATCGCTAACTTTAAAAATGAACTGACTCAAGCATAG
- a CDS encoding glycoside hydrolase family 3 protein: MNKIVCTSLFIFLFATSKITAQYLPKGISQSEVSKANQWVDKTYNSLSQDEKLGQLFIVALYTNKDEGHISQVRNIVTNDKIGGLILMQDDAAREIALVNEFQQKSKVPLMIGMDAEWGLFQRIAAAHKFPWAMTLGAIQDKNLIYQMSSKIAEDCKRMGINWDFAPVVDVNTNPNNPIIGNRSFGSEVDNVINSALAYSNGLQDNNILAAIKHFPGHGDTNTDSHLDLPVVSHQLDRLNAVELAPFKALMNKGIGGVMVAHLYVPTLESGKGIPASVSKNIITGLLKEKLGYKGLIITDALNMGAVANKYKPGELDALAFKAGNDIMLFSQGVSEGKKLIQKAIDNGEISQSRVEESVKKILLTKYYLGLEKYSPKNPENINGDLNNDSHKVLVQNLYSNALTLLKDEQKLLPLKGKQIYYVPLEEAPYQTFANQLGSTVIIKKAGEINSIPSNSTVIVGLHKDNSTAYKPYKISAESKRILADLTKNQKVILNVFGSAYALKDIDISKVSTVLVSYENNDDSMVATANALMGKTKIWGRLPVLINDQLKAGMGIDLNSTMASDTKVNSTIFTTSKQ, from the coding sequence ATGAACAAAATAGTTTGCACTTCCCTCTTCATATTCTTATTTGCCACTTCAAAAATCACTGCCCAGTATCTTCCAAAGGGCATTTCTCAGTCTGAGGTAAGCAAAGCCAACCAATGGGTTGATAAGACTTATAATTCTCTTTCTCAGGATGAAAAATTAGGACAACTTTTCATTGTTGCCCTTTATACCAACAAAGATGAAGGCCATATTAGCCAGGTAAGAAATATTGTCACCAATGATAAGATCGGCGGACTGATCTTAATGCAGGATGACGCAGCAAGGGAAATTGCATTGGTTAATGAGTTTCAACAAAAATCGAAAGTTCCTTTAATGATTGGAATGGATGCCGAGTGGGGGTTGTTTCAAAGAATCGCAGCTGCACATAAATTTCCATGGGCAATGACGTTGGGAGCTATTCAGGATAAAAATCTTATTTACCAGATGTCTTCCAAAATTGCTGAAGATTGCAAAAGAATGGGAATTAACTGGGATTTTGCTCCAGTTGTGGATGTTAACACTAATCCTAACAACCCAATTATTGGAAACAGAAGCTTTGGCTCTGAAGTGGATAATGTCATCAATTCTGCATTAGCCTATTCCAATGGACTACAGGATAACAACATACTTGCGGCTATCAAACACTTTCCCGGACATGGTGATACCAATACGGATTCGCATTTAGATTTGCCTGTGGTTTCCCATCAACTAGACCGGCTAAATGCCGTTGAATTAGCACCTTTTAAAGCATTGATGAATAAAGGCATTGGTGGTGTAATGGTTGCCCATTTGTATGTTCCAACCTTAGAGTCAGGAAAAGGAATTCCCGCTTCAGTTTCTAAAAATATCATCACAGGTCTTTTAAAAGAAAAATTAGGATACAAAGGGCTTATTATTACCGATGCTCTTAATATGGGTGCTGTCGCCAATAAATATAAACCTGGAGAGCTGGATGCATTGGCATTCAAAGCTGGAAATGATATTATGCTTTTCTCTCAAGGTGTATCAGAAGGAAAAAAATTAATACAAAAAGCTATTGACAATGGAGAAATTTCACAATCCAGAGTTGAAGAAAGTGTTAAAAAAATACTCCTCACCAAATACTATTTAGGCCTGGAAAAGTACAGTCCAAAAAATCCTGAAAATATTAACGGTGATCTGAATAATGATTCACATAAAGTTTTAGTTCAAAATCTTTATTCTAATGCACTTACTTTATTAAAGGATGAACAAAAACTACTTCCACTGAAAGGAAAACAAATTTACTATGTTCCCCTGGAAGAAGCTCCCTATCAAACATTTGCTAATCAACTAGGTTCTACTGTCATTATTAAAAAAGCTGGAGAAATTAATTCAATACCTTCTAATTCTACAGTAATTGTTGGTTTGCATAAAGATAATTCTACAGCTTACAAACCTTATAAAATTTCAGCAGAATCAAAAAGGATCCTAGCTGATCTAACCAAAAATCAAAAAGTCATACTAAATGTATTTGGAAGTGCCTACGCATTGAAGGATATTGATATTTCAAAAGTTTCCACGGTCCTTGTTTCTTACGAAAACAATGATGATTCAATGGTTGCAACTGCAAACGCTTTAATGGGAAAAACAAAAATATGGGGAAGACTTCCCGTATTAATTAACGATCAGCTAAAAGCCGGAATGGGTATTGATCTAAATTCAACGATGGCTTCTGATACAAAAGTGAACTCAACTATATTTACAACATCAAAACAATAA
- the ribA gene encoding GTP cyclohydrolase II, translating to MIKIQAEANVPTEHGTFRMIAFSENENDWMPHMAIIAENTDFSKPVNVRFHSECITGEVFHSKKCECGQQLDAAMKYIHENGGVIVYLRQEGRNIGIINKLKAYSLQEKGFDTVEANLQLGLPADDRNFNVAIEILNVLEVKDINLLTNNPEKVKYVTESNIHLNSRIPLQIPANDISRGYLKTKKDYFGHLLDDNDN from the coding sequence ATGATTAAAATTCAAGCGGAAGCAAACGTTCCTACAGAACATGGAACTTTCCGAATGATCGCTTTCTCTGAAAACGAAAATGACTGGATGCCTCATATGGCAATCATTGCTGAAAATACCGATTTTTCAAAACCAGTTAATGTACGTTTCCACTCAGAATGTATTACCGGCGAAGTCTTCCATTCAAAAAAATGTGAATGTGGGCAGCAATTAGATGCTGCGATGAAATATATCCATGAAAATGGAGGGGTTATTGTTTACCTTCGTCAGGAAGGAAGAAACATTGGAATTATCAATAAACTAAAAGCGTATTCTTTACAGGAAAAAGGATTCGATACCGTAGAAGCTAATCTTCAGCTTGGACTTCCGGCAGACGACAGGAATTTTAATGTAGCCATTGAAATTTTAAATGTACTGGAAGTAAAAGATATTAATCTTCTCACCAACAATCCGGAAAAGGTAAAATATGTTACAGAAAGCAATATTCACCTTAATTCAAGGATTCCTTTACAAATCCCGGCTAATGATATCAGCAGAGGATATTTAAAGACAAAGAAAGATTATTTTGGGCATCTTCTCGATGACAATGATAATTAA
- a CDS encoding DUF4254 domain-containing protein gives MNFTETAWKVFNQSIEDYHVFDDVNNLINNPFEKDSLERILYAKNWIDTVQWHLEDIIRDENINPVEALQLKRTIDASNQQRTDLVEFIDSWFLNKFKNVTPKPDAKINTETPAWAVDRLSILALKVYHMSLEANRTSASEEHRLNCQAKLDVLLIQKEDLSTSINQLLTDIENGDVKMKVYKQMKMYNDESLNPILYQKGQQK, from the coding sequence ATGAATTTCACAGAGACTGCATGGAAAGTCTTCAATCAATCTATTGAAGACTACCACGTATTTGATGACGTCAACAATCTAATTAATAATCCTTTCGAAAAAGACAGTTTGGAACGAATTTTGTACGCAAAGAACTGGATTGATACCGTTCAATGGCATTTGGAAGATATAATTAGAGATGAAAATATTAATCCGGTTGAAGCTCTTCAATTAAAGAGAACAATAGATGCTTCTAATCAGCAAAGAACTGATTTAGTGGAGTTTATTGACAGCTGGTTTCTTAATAAATTTAAAAATGTAACTCCTAAACCTGATGCAAAGATAAATACGGAAACACCCGCTTGGGCTGTAGACAGACTATCAATACTTGCGTTAAAGGTTTATCACATGTCATTAGAAGCAAATAGAACATCTGCTTCAGAAGAACATCGATTAAATTGCCAGGCAAAATTAGATGTGCTTCTTATTCAGAAAGAAGATCTATCAACTTCTATTAATCAGTTGCTTACTGATATTGAAAACGGTGATGTTAAGATGAAAGTATACAAACAAATGAAAATGTATAACGATGAAAGTCTTAACCCAATCCTTTATCAAAAGGGGCAACAAAAATGA
- a CDS encoding twin-arginine translocase TatA/TatE family subunit yields METLTILALSWQHILIVAILLVLLFGGKKIPELMRGVGSGIKEFKDAVKEEDKNPSDNKNSSTNNPSSN; encoded by the coding sequence ATGGAAACATTAACAATACTTGCCTTATCATGGCAGCACATCCTTATCGTAGCAATTCTTCTTGTTTTGTTATTCGGAGGTAAAAAAATTCCGGAATTAATGAGAGGAGTTGGATCAGGGATCAAAGAATTTAAAGATGCAGTAAAAGAAGAGGATAAAAATCCATCTGATAACAAAAACTCTTCGACCAATAACCCTTCAAGCAACTAA
- a CDS encoding peptidoglycan DD-metalloendopeptidase family protein, translating into MIKKFSFLIGILLFGLHNGQQNKEQLQKQNAELKKQITQINSDLAKTRNESKLSIAYLNNINKKLTLREKVYANTQKEKRFIEDDIYLRQLEINRQNRELAVLRKNYAEVLVNAYKNKGVQNKVTFILSAKNLGEAIRRVQYLKEYSDYQDKKANEITDAANQIKKTIAQRQKSVTDKQQLLVNQQKDLTTINVERAQKEQLVADFKKNESKLTAELKQKQVQSKALEGQIRSIIAEEIRIAKAEEEARRKAEAEKIRLAKIAAEKEKARIEAENRAKAEALERERKLAEAEAKKAAELAAKRAEEERKRTEEAARAESNARDEARKIAAAKASSEANTRAREAANKLAAAKAAEAALEKRKDDEKKAAESKAMTNFGVSTAAGNNFAENRGKLGFPVDKGQITHRFGRHPHPVFKNIDEENNGIKISVPSGTRAKSVFPGSVSSVLANSDGTKTVMLKHGSYFTIYSNLGSVSVSKGQQVSAGTVVGTVGQDFDGSYTLDFQVWNGTTPVDPLGWVSY; encoded by the coding sequence ATGATTAAAAAATTTAGCTTTTTAATAGGTATTTTATTGTTCGGATTGCACAACGGGCAGCAAAACAAGGAGCAATTACAAAAGCAAAATGCTGAACTTAAAAAACAAATCACTCAAATAAATTCCGATCTCGCTAAAACTAGAAACGAATCTAAACTTTCTATAGCTTATCTAAATAACATCAATAAAAAATTAACTTTAAGAGAAAAAGTTTACGCTAATACTCAAAAAGAAAAGAGATTCATCGAAGATGACATCTATCTTCGTCAGTTGGAAATCAACAGGCAAAATAGAGAATTGGCGGTGCTTAGAAAAAATTACGCTGAAGTTTTAGTCAATGCTTATAAAAATAAAGGAGTACAAAATAAAGTAACCTTTATTCTCTCTGCTAAAAACCTGGGTGAAGCTATTCGAAGAGTTCAATATCTTAAGGAATATTCGGATTATCAGGATAAAAAGGCTAACGAAATTACAGATGCAGCCAATCAGATCAAAAAAACAATCGCCCAAAGACAAAAATCAGTTACAGACAAGCAGCAGCTTTTGGTCAATCAACAAAAGGATTTGACAACAATAAATGTTGAAAGAGCACAAAAAGAACAGCTTGTTGCAGATTTCAAGAAGAACGAATCAAAACTAACTGCTGAACTTAAACAAAAACAGGTTCAGTCTAAAGCTCTTGAAGGACAGATCAGAAGCATTATAGCCGAAGAAATAAGAATTGCAAAAGCTGAAGAAGAAGCCAGAAGAAAAGCTGAAGCTGAAAAAATTCGTTTGGCTAAAATTGCTGCTGAAAAAGAAAAAGCGAGAATTGAAGCCGAAAACAGGGCAAAAGCCGAAGCATTAGAAAGAGAACGAAAATTAGCGGAAGCTGAAGCTAAAAAAGCCGCTGAATTGGCTGCTAAAAGAGCCGAAGAAGAAAGAAAACGTACAGAAGAAGCAGCAAGAGCAGAGTCCAATGCAAGAGATGAAGCCCGAAAAATTGCAGCTGCAAAAGCCTCTTCCGAAGCGAATACAAGAGCCAGAGAAGCGGCTAATAAACTTGCCGCTGCGAAAGCCGCTGAAGCTGCTTTAGAGAAAAGAAAAGATGACGAGAAAAAAGCAGCAGAATCTAAAGCAATGACAAACTTCGGAGTGTCTACAGCTGCTGGAAACAATTTTGCTGAGAACAGAGGTAAGCTGGGCTTCCCTGTCGACAAGGGTCAGATCACCCATCGTTTTGGAAGACATCCGCATCCGGTTTTCAAAAATATTGATGAAGAGAATAATGGAATTAAAATTTCTGTTCCTTCCGGTACCCGGGCAAAATCTGTATTTCCAGGATCTGTATCTTCAGTGTTAGCAAACAGTGATGGAACAAAAACCGTTATGCTAAAACATGGAAGTTATTTCACCATTTACTCCAATTTGGGAAGTGTTAGTGTTTCCAAAGGTCAGCAAGTTTCAGCAGGTACTGTTGTAGGTACTGTAGGACAGGATTTTGATGGCTCTTATACTCTTGATTTCCAGGTATGGAACGGAACTACACCAGTTGATCCTTTAGGGTGGGTTTCTTATTAA
- a CDS encoding DUF4292 domain-containing protein, with protein sequence MKNWIPFVLLLLLLSSCKTRNASKNNNGGIKDSITTENNNNPKDAGEPVRDKLTFYEHVLIPPQFDQIKINSKVNVETGNFVPTLDATIYIENNKKVWMNLSVLFINAARGLATPEGVKGFDRTSKSYIDSDFEYLNHLLNVNFIDYKSLEKILMGRTFVKISDSQFTLTKNAQGYQLVSSVNQKIVTEEKTREYKISLQYDENYDLLSVQLKDVLSPDQLEISYSNWDEYNKIRLPKNVKIIIKGSKTSQILLENTKFDFSKMEVAYSVPANYKKIEIK encoded by the coding sequence ATGAAAAATTGGATCCCATTCGTTTTATTGCTTCTTCTTTTGTCATCCTGTAAAACCCGAAATGCTTCCAAAAATAATAATGGGGGTATTAAAGACAGTATCACAACCGAGAACAATAACAATCCAAAAGATGCAGGTGAGCCGGTAAGGGATAAACTTACATTTTATGAACATGTATTAATCCCACCACAATTTGATCAGATCAAAATTAACAGCAAAGTAAATGTAGAAACAGGAAATTTCGTTCCTACGCTTGACGCAACGATCTATATCGAAAACAATAAGAAAGTATGGATGAATTTATCCGTCTTGTTTATCAATGCAGCAAGAGGACTAGCAACACCTGAAGGAGTAAAAGGATTTGACAGGACCAGTAAATCGTATATAGATTCTGATTTTGAATATTTAAATCATTTATTGAACGTTAATTTCATAGATTACAAATCTCTGGAAAAAATTTTAATGGGTAGAACCTTTGTCAAAATCAGTGATTCCCAATTTACACTTACAAAAAATGCCCAGGGCTATCAGTTGGTATCATCTGTAAATCAGAAAATCGTCACCGAAGAAAAAACAAGAGAGTATAAAATTTCTTTACAATACGATGAAAACTATGATTTATTAAGTGTTCAACTGAAAGATGTTCTATCACCAGATCAACTTGAAATTTCATACAGCAATTGGGATGAATATAATAAAATTCGTCTACCAAAAAATGTTAAAATAATTATAAAAGGTTCAAAAACCAGCCAGATTTTATTAGAAAATACGAAATTTGATTTTTCGAAGATGGAAGTGGCCTATTCAGTCCCAGCCAATTATAAGAAAATTGAAATTAAATGA
- a CDS encoding sugar phosphate nucleotidyltransferase, translated as MKIIVPMAGRGSRLRPHTLTVPKPLIPIAGKPIVQRLVEDIAKVAGENIEEVAFIIGDFGAEIEKSLIQIAEKLGAKGSIYYQNDPLGTAHAIKCAEDSMQGDVVIAFADTLFRADFQLDKNSDGVIWVKSVEDPSAFGVVKLDNYGFITDFVEKPTTFVSDLAIIGIYYFNSAEKLMNEINYIMDNNIKNGGEYQLTTALENLRSKGAKFTLGKVNDWMDCGNKNATVETNSKILAYEKEEMSHYPTSAVIENSLIIQPCFIGENVRISNSKIGPGVSLGNNTVIVNSNIENSLIQENTKINHGNLSNSMIGNSAQYFGVAREISLGDYSVLDFLSK; from the coding sequence ATGAAAATTATTGTACCAATGGCTGGACGTGGTTCCAGATTACGTCCACATACACTTACTGTTCCAAAACCTCTTATTCCTATTGCAGGAAAACCTATCGTACAAAGATTGGTAGAAGATATCGCTAAAGTTGCTGGTGAAAACATCGAAGAAGTAGCCTTTATCATTGGAGATTTTGGTGCAGAGATTGAAAAGTCACTGATCCAGATCGCTGAAAAACTAGGAGCAAAGGGAAGTATTTATTATCAAAACGACCCCCTTGGAACAGCCCACGCTATAAAATGTGCAGAAGATTCCATGCAGGGAGATGTGGTCATTGCATTTGCAGATACTCTTTTCAGAGCAGATTTCCAGTTAGATAAAAATTCGGATGGTGTGATCTGGGTGAAAAGCGTAGAAGATCCATCAGCATTTGGTGTTGTTAAATTAGACAACTATGGTTTCATTACAGATTTTGTTGAAAAACCAACGACTTTTGTTTCGGATCTGGCCATTATCGGTATCTATTATTTCAACAGTGCTGAGAAACTGATGAATGAAATCAATTACATCATGGATAATAATATCAAAAATGGTGGGGAATACCAATTGACAACAGCATTGGAAAACCTTAGATCTAAGGGAGCTAAATTCACCCTTGGAAAAGTAAATGACTGGATGGACTGTGGAAACAAAAATGCTACCGTAGAAACAAACAGCAAAATTCTTGCGTATGAAAAAGAAGAAATGTCTCACTATCCTACTTCAGCAGTTATTGAAAACTCTTTAATTATTCAGCCTTGCTTTATTGGGGAAAATGTAAGAATTTCAAATTCCAAAATAGGTCCAGGTGTTTCATTGGGCAACAATACAGTAATCGTAAATTCAAATATTGAAAACTCCCTGATCCAGGAAAATACAAAGATCAATCATGGAAATTTATCAAACTCTATGATTGGTAATTCTGCACAGTATTTTGGAGTTGCAAGAGAAATTTCTTTAGGTGATTATTCTGTTTTAGATTTCTTGTCTAAATAA